One Siniperca chuatsi isolate FFG_IHB_CAS linkage group LG3, ASM2008510v1, whole genome shotgun sequence genomic region harbors:
- the pcyt2 gene encoding ethanolamine-phosphate cytidylyltransferase, producing the protein MIKNGHHATNDQRDDDGCSKPGGSVCSPEKRKRVVRLWCDGCYDMVHYGHSNQLRQAKNMGDYLTVGVHTDAEISKHKGPPVFTQEERYKMVRAIKWVDEIVEGAPYVTTLETLDKYNCDFCVHGDDITLTVDGKDTYEEVKHAGRYRECKRTQGVSTTDLVGRMLLMTKAHHSNMDNPDYQQHTDNFGKGPKGHSPWTGVSQFLQTSQKIIQFASGKEPQPEDTIIYVAGAFDLFHIGHVDFLEMVYKQAERPYVIVGLHFDQEVNRYKGKNYPIMNIHERTLSVLACRYVSEVVIGAPYAVGKDLLDHFRVDLVCHGKTEVFPDKDGSDPYAEPKKRGVFRTIDSGNNLTTDDIVQRIIKNRLQFEARNQKKEAKEMAVIEAMKKREQQDQSEAAAQAAH; encoded by the exons ATGATCAAAAACGGTCACCACGCCACCAACGACCAGCGGGATGACGATGGTTGCAGTAAGCCGGGTGGTTCAGTGTGCAGCCCGGAGAAAAGGAAGCGCGTTGTCCGGTTGTGGTGTGACGGCTG tTATGACATGGTGCACTACGGTCACTCCAACCAGCTGCGGCAGGCCAAAAACATGGGAGATTACCTCACAGTCGGAGTGCATACAGATG CTGAGATTTCCAAGCACAAGGGTCCTCCGGTCTTCACTCAGGAAGAACGCTACAAGATGGTACGGGCCATCAAGTGGGTGGATGAGATAGTAGAGGGAGCACCTTACGTCACCACCCTGGAGACTCTGGACAAGTACAACTGTGACTTCTGTGTGCACGGAG ATGACATCACGCTGACGGTAGACGGTAAGGACACATATGAAGAGGTGAAGCATGCAGGCCGTTACCGGGAATGTAAACGCACACAGGGTGTCTCCACCACTGACCTGGTGGGACGAATGCTTCTCATGACCAAAGCCCATCACAGCAACATG GACAACCCAGATTACCAGCAGCATACAGACAATTTTGGGAAA GGTCCTAAAGGCCACAGTCCATGGACAGGAGTGTCTCAGTTCCTCCAGACGTCCCAGAAGATCATCCAGTTTGCCTCAGGAAAGGAGCCTCAGCCTGAAGACACCATCATCTATGTGGCCGGGGCATTCGACCTCTTCC ACATCGGTcatgttgactttttagagatggTCTATAAGCAGGCGGAGAGGCCCTACGTCATTGTCGGTTTGCACTTTGACCAG GAAGTGAATCGGTACAAGGGGAAGAACTATCCAATCATGAACATCCATGAAAGGACGCTGAGTGTACTAGCCTGTCGA tATGTGTCAGAGGTGGTGATTGGTGCACCCTATGCAGTGGGCAAAGACCTGCTGGATCATTTTAGG GTGGACCTGGTGTGTCATGGCAAGACGGAGGTGTTTCCAGACAAGGATGGGTCAGACCCCTACGCT GAGCCTAAGAAGAGGGGAGTATTCAGGACCATCGATAGTGGGAACAATCTCACCACTGATGACATTGTCCAGAGGATCATCAAAAACAG GCTGCAGTTTGAAGCCAGGAACCAAAAGAAGGAGGCCAAGGAGATGGCGGTGATCGAGGCGATGAagaagagagagcagcaggATCAGAGTGAAGCTGCAGCCCAGGCTGCTCACTAG